The following are from one region of the Corylus avellana chromosome ca1, CavTom2PMs-1.0 genome:
- the LOC132177992 gene encoding G-type lectin S-receptor-like serine/threonine-protein kinase LECRK4: MSGSKIDLGSSITAGASSSWQSPSGDFAFGFYPLVTGLYLVGIWFDKIPEKTLVWSANREDPAHKGSAIKLSLTGQLELTHSNGTHFFVHSGTSVNSASMQDDGNFVLLNRSSGILWQSFDSPTDTILLGQRLTMGQKLYSNANGSVDYSIGQYMLELQQMDGNLVLSAFRFADPGYWYTGATNVNISLVFNQSTAFMYLIVENNASISYNMTKSTSVRTPIENYYHRATINDHGNFQQLARLKGNNNQWQVVWQAITEPCTVNTICGVYGYCQVLDNVTITCNCLPGYSPWDPYVPSKGCYPEVVIDFCAANSSTSDFTIKTMEDTDLTNDMYADLARINTDEDGCKKAVMDDCFCMAGVFNPSGSGSDQNFCLKKRMPLLNGRKSNPATKNFIAFLKVPVVNNSAQVPPKKRKDSPSSVVLLASLLLCLILALLFAAIAIYHHPLFQRYMHVQPPPKPKAVEINLKAFSFQELREATNGFKNKLGEGAFGAVYSGFLTMEDEEVVEVAVKQLEKMIEQGEKEFITEVQVIGLTHHKNLVRLLGFCNEDNHRLLVYELMKNGSLSSFLFGEIRPSWERRAEIVLGIARGLLYLHEECDTQIIHCDIKPQNVLLDNNYTAKISDFGLAKLLMNDRSRTSTNVRGTMGYMAPEWLKNAPVTTKVDVYSFGVLLLEIIFCRRQIEMRSTDEDREGEYVILTDWVLYCMRASNLEATVSYDSEVLSNYKRFERMAMVGLWCVSSNPTLRPSMEKVVEMLEGNVEVGVPPLIDAQMF; encoded by the coding sequence ATGAGTGGCAGTAAAATTGATTTGGGTTCCAGCATCACTGCAGGAGCCAGTTCTTCATGGCAATCACCCTCAGGTGATTTTGCTTTTGGATTCTACCCTCTTGTCACAGGCTTGTACCTTGTTGGCATTTGGTTTGATAAGATCCCGGAGAAAACTTTGGTTTGGTCAGCAAATCGCGAGGATCCAGCCCATAAAGGATCCGCCATCAAATTATCGCTCACCGGCCAACTTGAACTTACACACTCAAATGGGACTCATTTTTTCGTACACAGTGGCACGTCCGTCAATTCGGCTTCAATGCAAGATGATGGGAATTTCGTCTTGCTAAACCGTTCCAGTGGAATCCTCTGGCAGAGTTTTGATTCCCCTACAGACACTATTTTATTAGGTCAACGTTTGACTATGGGCCAGAAGCTCTACTCCAATGCCAACGGCTCAGTTGACTACTCGATTGGCCAATACATGTTGGAGCTTCAGCAGATGGACGGCAATCTTGTGCTATCCGCCTTTCGGTTTGCTGATCCGGGTTATTGGTACACTGGTGCAACTAATGTCAACATAAGCCTAGTTTTCAACCAGAGCACTGCTTTCATGTATCTTATTGTTGAGAATAACGCTTCAATCTCATACAATATGACGAAAAGTACTTCAGTGCGCACACCTATTGAAAATTACTACCACCGAGCAACTATCAATGACCATGGAAATTTCCAACAGTTGGCTAGGCTTAAAGGAAATAACAACCAATGGCAAGTTGTGTGGCAGGCCATTACGGAGCCTTGCACTGTGAATACTATTTGTGGGGTGTATGGCTATTGCCAGGTGCTTGATAATGTAACAATCACCTGCAATTGCTTGCCTGGTTATTCACCGTGGGATCCATACGTTCCCTCCAAAGGGTGCTATCCAGAAGTAGTGATTGATTTTTGTGCGGCAAATTCTTCGACTTCAGATTTCACAATCAAAACAATGGAGGATACAGATCTCACAAACGACATGTATGCAGATTTGGCGAGAATAAACACAGACGAGGATGGGTGCAAGAAGGCTGTGATGGATGACTGTTTCTGCATGGCTGGTGTTTTTAATCCCTCTGGCTCTGGCTCTGACCAAAATTTTTGTCTCAAGAAGAGGATGCCTTTGTTGAATGGTAGAAAAAGCAACCCTGCCACTAAAAATTTTATCGCATTTTTGAAAGTCCCTGTGGTGAATAACAGTGCACAAGTTCCTCCTAAGAAGAGAAAGGATTCTCCATCCTCTGTTGTTCTACTGGCAAGCCTTTTATTGTGCTTGATACTCGCTCTACTCTTTGCAGCCATTGCCATTTATCATCATCCTCTGTTTCAACGTTACATGCATGTCCAGCCGCCTCCAAAACCCAAGGCAGTGGAGATAAACCTGAAGGCATTTTCATTCCAAGAGTTGCGAGAAGCGACGAATGGATTCAAGAATAAACTAGGCGAAGGAGCATTTGGTGCTGTCTACAGCGGATTCCTAACCATGGAAGATGAAGAGGTTGTTGAGGTAGCTGTTAAACAGTTGGAGAAGATGATTGAACAAGGTGAGAAGGAATTCATTACAGAAGTCCAAGTAATTGGTTTAACTCATCACAAGAATCTTGTGCGGTTGTTGGGTTTTTGTAACGAGGATAATCACCGCCTTCTGGTTTATGAGCTAATGAAGAATGGGAGTCTATCGAGTTTCCTGTTCGGGGAAATTCGACCCAGCTGGGAACGCAGAGCTGAAATAGTTCTCGGAATCGCAAGAGGGTTGTTGTATTTGCATGAAGAGTGCGATACCCAGATCATCCACTGCGACATAAAGCCGCAGAATGTTCTTCTCGACAACAATTACACTGCTAAGATATCAGATTTTGGCCTGGCAAAGCTACTAATGAATGACCGATCTCGAACAAGCACCAATGTAAGAGGAACGATGGGATATATGGCACCCGAATGGCTCAAGAATGCACCTGTGACGACCAAGGTGGATGTTTACAGCTTTGGGGTTCTTTTACTTGAGATTATCTTCTGCAGAAGGCAGATAGAAATGCGTTCAACTGATGAAGACAGAGAGGGCGAGTATGTGATTCTGACCGATTGGGTTCTATACTGCATGAGAGCTAGTAATTTAGAAGCCACTGTGAGTTATGATTCTGAAGTTTTGAGCAATTACAAGAGGTTTGAGAGGATGGCAATGGTAGGATTATGGTGCGTATCTTCTAATCCAACTCTTCGACCATCGATGGAAAAGGTTGTGGAGATGTTAGAAGGAAATGTTGAAGTTGGTGTTCCACCTCTGATTGATGCACAAATGttttaa